The Antennarius striatus isolate MH-2024 chromosome 23, ASM4005453v1, whole genome shotgun sequence genome has a segment encoding these proteins:
- the LOC137590676 gene encoding hepatocyte growth factor activator, with amino-acid sequence MMANILLLFFPWVVTARMRSLIPDNEKDLSKEPYEDSRKVLTTTGKECKFPFRQGGRIHHQCITFLSSAPWCSLTHNFDRDRRYGFCRPDQTQPNVSVNVWRGVSDPCRVNPCQNGGVCRPIPHTLWFECSCPERFSGSVCEQQRCYETLHLRFYDSGASWGRIHLRNVEQCSCVSGETRCERVRYTACRSNPCQNDGACRLVSATGREVCSCGRGYGGPFCSLEPEAECYNGRGTGYRGVGGTTLSGAPCLPWDSELMYNELHVGTVGAAPRRGLGDHAFCRNPDGDRKPWCYTLKDSAISWEYCSVPSCRMPLTSSPRFTLFNNLPQVKRPRPSKPRKKAICGTRHRKRMSIARGRILGGNSALPGTHPWMAALYIGQTDFCAGTLISSCWVVSAAHCFFRNPLKTQIRVVLGQQRFNQTDPNTRTFGVEEYIFPKHFSVFNPTLHDIVLIRLKKQNRRCVRRTPFIRPICLPDKNTSFPDGYCCAISGWGHMHEKAEGYSSLQEGGVRLIPHRTCRKPEVYGNHVTADMLCAGLNGCVDACQGDSGGPLSCSRNDVSFLYGVISWGEGCGRSGKPGVYTRVGNYLDWINTVIGRKAKDS; translated from the exons ATGATGGCAAACATTCTCCTGCTGTTCTTCCCGTGGGTCGTCACAGCGCGGATG CGCAGTTTAATCCCTGACAATGAGAAAGACCTCTCCAAAGAACCATACGAGGACAGCCGAAAAG TTCTCACGACGACCGGCAAAGAATGTAAATTCCCATTTCGTCAGGGTGGAAGGATTCATCACCAGTGCATCACCTTCCTGTCCTCAGCACCCTG GTGTTCCCTCACACATAACTTTGATCGTGACCGACGGTACGGCTTCTGCAGACCGGACCAAACTCAGCCCAACG TCTCCGTTAACGTGTGGCGTGGCGTCAGCGACCCGTGTCGGGTCAACCCGTGTCAGAACGGCGGCGTCTGCAGGCCAATCCCACACACTCTCTGGTTTGAGTGTTCCTGTCCAGAACGCTTCAGCGGGAGCGTCTGTGAGCAGC AAAGGTGCTACGAAACTCTACACCTGCGCTTTTATGACAGCGGGGCGTCCTGGGGGCGGATCCACCTCCGGAACGTGGAGCAGTGCTCATGCGTGTCGGGGGAAACCAGGTGTGAACGGGTTCGCTACACAG CCTGCCGCTCGAACCCGTGCCAGAACGACGGAGCGTGCCGGTTGGTCAGCGCCACCGGCAGGGAGGTGTGCAGCTGTGGGCGTGGCTACGGCGGTCCGTTCTGCAGCCTGG AGCCGGAGGCAGAGTGCTACAACGGCAGGGGCACGGGAtaccggggggtggggggcaccaCTCTCTCCGGCGCCCCCTGTCTACCGTGGGACTCGGAGCTGATGTACAACGAGCTCCACGTGGGCACTGTGGGGGCCGCGCCCCGCAGAGGCCTGGGGGATCACGCcttctgcag GAACCCCGACGGGGACAGGAAGCCCTGGTGCTACACCCTGAAGGACAGCGCCATCTCCTGGGAGTACTGCAGCGTGCCGTCCTGCAGGATGCCTCTGA CTTCCTCTCCAAGGTTTACCCTGTTCAACAATCTGCCCCAAGTCAAAAGACCCCGACCCTCCAAGCCACGCAAGAAGGCAATTTGTGGGACGAGGCACAGGAAGAGGATGTCGATTGCCAGAGGGCGGATCCTGGGGGGCAACTCGGCCCTTCCGGGCACCCACCCCTGGATGGCCGCCCTGTACATCGGACAGACGGACTTCTGCGCTGGAACCCTGATCTCGTCTTGTTGGGTCGTCTCCGCCGCTCACTGCTTCTTCCGCAA CCCCCTGAAGACCCAGATCCGGGTGGTGCTGGGCCAGCAGAGGTTCAACCAGACCGACCCCAACACCAGGACGTTCGGAGTGGAGGAGTACATCTTCCCCAAACACTTCTCAGTGTTCAACCCAACACTACACGACatag TTCTGATCCGGCTGAAGAAGCAGAACCGGCGCTGCGTGAGGAGAACCCCCTTCATCCGGCCCATCTGCCTCccagacaaaaacacatcctTCCCCGACGGCTACTGCTGCGCCATCAGCGGCTGGGGGCATATGCATGAGA AGGCGGAGGGATACTCCAGCCTGCAGGAGGGCGGAGTCAGGCTGATTCCACACCGCACCTGCAGGAAGCCGGAGGTTTACGGGAACCACGTGACCGCAGACATGCTCTGCGCCGGGCTGAACGGCTGCGTCGACGCCTGTCAG GGTGACTCTGGGGGCCCTCTGTCCTGCTCCAGGAATGATGTCAGCTTCCTGTACGGGGTCATCAGCTGGGGGGAGGGATGCGGCCGCTCTGGAAAACCGGGGGTTTATACCAGAGTGGGGAACTACCTGGACTGGATCAATACAGTGATTGGACGCAAAGCCAAGGATTCATGA